The Pyrenophora tritici-repentis strain M4 chromosome 2, whole genome shotgun sequence genome window below encodes:
- a CDS encoding GroL, Chaperonin GroEL (HSP60 family), producing MSNPTQIFAEDVTEEKGENARLSAFVGAIAVGDLVKSTLGPKGMDKILQSASTGEIMVTNDGATILKAIALDNAAAKVLVNISKVQDDEVGDGTTSVTVLAAELLREAEKLVDQKIHPQTIIEGYRIASNAALKQLEKIAVDHSNDETAFRKDLESIARTTLSSKVLSQDREQFAKLAVDAVLKLGGSTDLTHIQIIKKAGGKLKDSYLDEGFILDKKFGVNQPKRIENAKILVANTAMDTDKIKIFGARVKVDSTGKLAELEKAEREKMKAKVERIKAHGINCFVNRQLIYNWPEQLFADAGICSIEHADFDGIERLALVTGGEITSTFDHPENVKLGHCDLVEEVIIGEDVLIRFSGINAGRACTIVLRGATEQLLDEAERSLHDALAVLSQTIKEPRTTLGGGCAEMNMAKAVMEAAQNVAGKKAIAVESFSKALQQLPTILADNAGFDSSDLVTRLRKAVYSGLTSSGLDLLSPGGGITDMRELGVIESYKLKRAVVSSASEAAELLLRVDNIIRSAPRRRERM from the exons ATG TCCAACCCCACTCAGATCTTCGCAGAAGACGTGACCGAGGAGAAGGGCGAGAATGCGCGTCTCTCGGCCTTTGTAGGTGCGATCGCGGTCGGCGACCTGGTGAAGAGCACATTGGGCCCAAAGGGCATGGACAAGATATTACAGTCTGC GTCTACGGGTGAAATTATGGTCACCAACGACGGTGCTACCATCCTGAAAGCGATTGCCCTCGACAACGCCGCTGCGAAAGTGCTAGTCAACATCTCCAAAGTCCAAGATGACGAGGTTGGCGACGGAACTACCTCAGTCACTGTTCTTGCCGCTGAACTGCTTCGCGAGGCGGAGAAGCTGGTCGACCAGAAGATCCACCCCCAGACTATCATCGAGGGATACAGGATAGCCAGCAATGCGGCGCTGAAGCAGCTGGAGAAGATTGCCGTAGACCACAGCAATGATGAGACGGCTTTCCGGAAAGATCTCGAGTCCATTGCCCGTACTACGCTGAGCTCCAAGGTTCTGTCCCAGGACCGAGAACAGTTTGCCAAGCTCGCAGTAGACGCCGTCCTCAAGCTGGGTGGATCGACCGACCTCACACACATTCAGATCATCAAGAAGGCGGGCGGAAAGCTCAAGGACTCATACCTCGACGAGGGCTTCATTCTCGACAAGAAGTTTGGTGTCAACCAGCCCAAGAGGATAGAGAATGCCAAGATTCTGGTTGCAAACACAGCCATGGATACGGACAAGATCAAGATCTTCGGCGCAAGAGTAAAGGTTGACTCAACTGGCAAGCTAGCCGAACTGGAGAAGGCTGAGCGTGAGAAGATGAAGGCCAAGGTTGAGCGTATCAAGGCACACGGCATCAACTGCTTCGTCAACCGACAGCTCATCTACAACTGGCCCGAGCAGCTGTTTGCGGATGCGGGCATCTGCTCCATTGAGCACGCCGACTTTGATGGCATTGAGCGATTGGCCCTTGTCACTGGTGGTGAGATTACGTCGACATTCGACCACCCTGAGAATGTCAAACTTGGCCACTGCGACTTGGTTGAAGAGGTCATCATTGGAGAGGATGTGCTGATCAGGTTCTCCGGTATCAATGCAGGACGAGCATGCACTATCGTTCTCCGTGGTGCTACTGAGCAACTACTCGATGAGGCCGAGCGGTCGCTACACGATGCGCTTGCAGTGCTGTCACAAACTATCAAGGAGCCAAGGACGACCCTTGGTGGTGGCTGCGCTGAGATGAACATGGCAAAAGCCGTAATGGAAGCTGCACAGAACGTGGCTGGCAAGAAGGCTATTGCCGTTGAATCCTTCTCCAAGGCTCTCCAACAACTCCCCACCATCTTGGCTGACAACGCCGGTTTTGACTCTAGCGACCTAGTCACACGGCTCCGCAAAGCAGTCTACTCAGGCTTGACCAGCTCGGGCTTAGATCTCCTGTCACCCGGAGGTGGCATTACAGACATGAGGGAGCTAGGCGTAATCGAGAGTTATAAGTTGAAGCGCGCCGTGGTGTCATCGGCCTCTGAAGCAGCAGAA CTTCTTTTGCGAGTAGACAACATCATCCGAAGCGCACCGCGGAGACGTGAACGCATGTAA
- a CDS encoding WD40 repeat protein codes for MSAQRSAVKTTYEVDRTIQPIYSGGSLALSQDGRILAASLGEDVLLTDLTNGQELGRVEGDGEAITALILTPSASHLIVCSRSLSMRFFALNASDTEDDTIELELLRTLKPHTSPVVTLATDRTGTLVGTGGADGVVKVWDIRGGYTTHTFHGHGGVVSALHFFEVEGESQIQFRLASGAEDGKIRIWDLHKRKSAAVLDSHVSVVRSLHYSPQEKVLISGSRDKTLIMWDSHRWKSQRTLAALEGIESAGFIADGKILYSGGEHGRLRLWSVSNGRELTREQEPGIETDEIVNILYYPSLPYLITVHADQVLNFHTLKSAESLVVEETIEPLPIFRRVSGTHDEVIDIAYVGRDKSLLALNTNSEDIRIITLNESEGDDATEGRYFGADVGLLKGHEDIVICLDVDWSGHWLVTGAKDNTARLWRLDPKNESYTCTAVLTGHAESLGAIALPHAAPQESSAAFTDPLSHPPAYIVTGSQDRTVKRWDTTKEMKGKLRAKYTRKAHDKDINAIDIDPSGTLFASASQDRTVKIYSSAEGEAIGVLRGHKRGVWSVKFAPKDSQAPNSGNKGLIATGSGDKTVKVWSLADYSCLLTLEGHSNSVLKLSWLPYRPVDARDKRGPQLASAAGDGLVKIWDSISGETMTTLDNHTDRVWALVSHPTTGVLVSGGGDSVITFWRDTTSTTLEAATAQETQRVELDQKLQNFVYAGNYREAIVLALQMDQPARLFSLFKSVVETESPDSDSLSGLASVDDVIASLADEQLYKLLLRLRDWNTNVRTAPVAQRILWTVVKSFPADRLAGLRPKGKVGAKGSLKDVLDAMRVYSERHYRRIEELVDESYLLDFTLGEMDEIVGGIGGMGLLGEGMEGVVVE; via the exons ATGTCGGCGCAAAGAAGTGCAGTAAAGACTACATACGAGGTCGATCGTACCATCCAACCTATTTACTCGGGTGGAAGTTTAGCATTGAGCCAAGATGGGCGCATTCTGGCCGCGAGCTTGGGTGAGGACGTCCTTTTGACCGACCTCACCAATGGGCAAGAGCTAGGCAGAGTTGAAGGAGACGGCGAGGCAATTACAGCGCTTATAT TAACGCCTTCGGCATCGCATCTCATTGTGTGCTCGCGCTCGCTCTCTATGCGCTTCTTTGCCCTGAATGCCTCAGATACTGAAGACGACACCATCGAACTCGAGCTTCTTCGTACTCTAAAACCGCATACATCTCCTGTGGTTACTTTAGCCACAGATCGCACCGGAACCTTGGTCGGAACCGGAGGCGCAGACGGTGTGGTCAAGGTCTGGGATATTCGCGGTGGTTACACCACACATACCTTTCACGGCCATGGTGGTGTTGTATCAGCGCTACACTTTTTCGAGGTAGAA GGCGAGAGCCAGATACAGTTTCGACTAGCGTCTGGTGCAGAAGATGGCAAGATACGGATATGGGACCTGCACAAGAGGAAGAGCGCTGCAGTGTTGGACTCACATGTTTCAGTGGTCCGTTCGCTGCACTATTCACCCCAAGAGAAGGTGCTCATATCCGGCAGCAGAGACAAGACTTTGATCATGTGGGACTCTCACAGGTGGAAGTCTCAGCGTACCTTGGCTGCACTCGAAGGTATCGAGAGCGCCGGTTTCATCGCAGATGGCAAGATTCTCTACTCTGGTGGAGAGCATGGTCGACTACGACTCTGGTCTGTGTCGAATGGACGGGAACTCACACGAGAGCAAGAGCCTGGCATTGAGACGGACGAGATTGTCAACATTCTCTACTACCCATCCCTACCGTACTTGATTACGGTACATGCCGATCAAGTGCTCAACTTCCACACCCTCAAATCTGCCGAATCTCTTGTTGTGGAAGAGACCATCGAACCCCTGCCAATCTTCCGACGCGTCTCTGGAACGCATGACGAAGTCATTGACATTGCATATGTTGGACGAGACAAGTCTCTATTAGCATTGAATACAAACTCGGAAGACATCCGGATAATTACGCTGAACGAGTCAGAGGGTGATGATGCGACCGAAGGAAGATACTTTGGTGCCGACGTGGGGTTGCTGAAAGGGCATGAAGACATTGTCATCTGTTTAGACGTGGATTGGTCTGGGCATTGGCTAGTCACTGGTGCAAAAGACAACACAGCTCGGTTATGGCGACTGGATCCTAAAAATGAGTCGTATACCTGTACTGCCGTACTCACTGGTCACGCCGAGTCGCTAGGAGCCATTGCTCTACCACATGCAGCTCCCCAGGAATCGTCAGCAGCCTTTACAGACCCGCTATCACACCCGCCAGCATATATTGTCACTGGGTCTCAAGACCGGACTGTAAAGCGATGGGATACCACAAAAGAAATGAAGGGCAAGCTACGAGCAAAGTATACCCGCAAAGCACACGACAAAGATATCAATGCAATCGACATTGATCCCTCAGGAACCCTCTTCGCATCCGCTTCCCAAGATCGCACAGTCAAAATCTACTCTTCcgcagaaggagaagctATAGGTGTCCTCCGTGGCCACAAACGAGGTGTCTGGTCCGTGAAATTCGCACCTAAAGACTCTCAAGCCCCCAACTCTGGCAACAAAGGCTTGATCGCAACGGGCAGTGGAGACAAGACAGTCAAGGTCTGGAGTCTAGCAGACTACAGCTGTCTCCTCACTCTCGAAGGCCACTCCAACAGTGTCCTAAAGCTTTCATGGCTACCCTACCGCCCTGTCGACGCCCGCGACAAACGCGGTCCCCAACTCGCCTCCGCAGCCGGCGACGGCCTGGTAAAGATCTGGGACTCCATCTCGGGCGAAACAATGACAACGCTTGACAACCATACAGACCGCGTGTGGGCACTAGTATCGCACCCCACGACCGGTGTGCTGGTCTCAGGAGGCGGTGACAGCGTAATAACCTTCTGGCGCGACACAACTAGCACTACCCTCGAAGCGGCCACTGCCCAAGAAACCCAACGTGTAGAGCTCGACCAAAAACTCCAAAACTTCGTCTACGCCGGAAACTACCGCGAAGCAATCGTTCTAGCCCTCCAGATGGACCAACCAGCCCGGCTCTTCTCCCTCTTCAAATCAGTCGTAGAAACAGAATCTCCAGATTCCGACAGCCTGTCTGGTCTCGCCTCTGTCGACGACGTCATCGCTTCTCTTGCTGACGAGCAGTTGTACAAGCTTCTCCTTCGTCTGCGTGACTGGAACACTAATGTTCGGACAGCGCCTGTTGCGCAGAGGATTCTTTGGACCGTGGTTAAGAGTTTTCCGGCCGATAGACTGGCGGGGTTGAGGCCGAAGGGCAAGGTGGGGGCTAAGGGCAGCTTGAAGGATGTCTTGGATGCGATGAGGGTTTATTCCGAGAGGCATTATAGGCGCATTGAGGAATTGGTGGATGAGAGCTATTTGCTAGATTTCACACTGGGGGAGATGGATGAGATTGTGGGTGGCATAGGGGGCATGGGACTGTTGGGGGAGGGCATGGAGGGGGTGGTCGTTGAGTAG
- a CDS encoding UBP12, Ubiquitin C-terminal hydrolase: MAKRPALEPLEEVYDAPSPAMKRARVEDEEMEELQSNGATSNGHVMSPRLQDQEDADLAEAGASDDLDDEPAIAAPKRQTAPEAGYADLYLDTINRKVLDFDFEKLCSVTLSNINVYACLVCGKYYQGRGPKSQAYFHALEEGHHVYVNMETKKVYVLPEGYEVTSKSLDDIKFVVDPRMSKEEVAKLDKEPKVSWDLSNREYIPGFVGMNNIKANDYFNVVIQALSHVVPLRNYFMLEDLSGKPQLAQRFSTLVRKIWNPRAFKTHVSPHELLQEISLRSSKRFTLTNQSDPVDFLSWFLNNLHLAVGGSRTKPSSSIIQKVFQGRLKIEQQEITARADAGDRLRFEDAAVQTEITRFLVLTLDLPAAPLFQDALEKNIIPQVPLVNILAKYNGVTPQEKSKNRVRYRLLHPLPPYLLFNIKRFSKNKFVSERNPTIVTFPVHSLDMAPYVEPNPKEYPPGEPIWYDLVANITHEAVKKKDDSVEGEQESKVWRVQVKDRAREEWYGIQDLYVEKERAETLFTKEAYLMG, translated from the exons ATGGCAAAGCGACCGGCGTTGGAGCCGCTCGAAGAAGTCTACGACGCGCCTTCACCAGCAATGAAGCGAGCAAGAGTTGAAGATGAAGAAATGGAAGAGCTACAGTCGAACGGCGCGACCAGCAATGGCCATGTCATGTCTCCACGACTGCAAGATCAAGAGGATGCGGACCTCGCAGAAGCCGGCGCATCAGACGACCTAGACGACGAGCCCGCCATAGCTGCGCCGAAGCGCCAAACAGCACCAGAAGCTGGGTACGCAGATCTGTATCTCGACACAATAAACCGCAAGGTTCTCGACTTTGACTTTGAGAAGCTCTGTTCCGTCACGCTCTCCAACATCAACGTCTACGCCTGTCTCGTATGCGGGAAATACTACCAGGGCCGAGGGCCAAAGTCACAGGCATACTTCCATGCGCTGGAGGAGGGCCACCATGTCTACGTCAATATGGAGACGAAGAAGGTGTACGTGTTACCAGAAGGCTACGAGGTGACGTCAAAGTCCCTAGACGACATCAAGTTTGTCGTAGACCCGCGCATGAGCAAGGAGGAAGTCGCAAAGCTAGACAAGGAGCCAAAAGTATCCTGGGACCTTTCGAATCGCGAGTATATACCGGGTTTCGTAGGCATGAACAACATCAAAGCCAACGACTACTTCAACGTAGTAATCCAAGCTCTGTCACACGTAGTCCCACTACGCAACTACTTCATGCTAGAGGACTTATCAGGTAAACCGCAGCTCGCCCAGCGCTTCAGCACGCTCGTGCGCAAAATCTGGAACCCACGTGCCTTCAAAACCCACGTCTCCCCTCACGAACTCCTCCAGGAAATCTCCCTCCGCTCCTCCAAACGCTTCACCCTAACCAACCAATCCGATCCTGTCGACTTCCTTTCCTGGTTCCTCAACAACCTGCACCTCGCAGTCGGCGGCTCGCGCACCAAGCCCTCGAGCTCCATCATCCAAAAAGTCTTCCAAGGCCGTCTCAAAATCGAACAACAAGAAATCACCGCCCGCGCAGATGCCGGTGACCGCCTCCGCTTCGAGGATGCGGCCGTTCAAACGGAAATTACACGGTTCCTCGTCTTGACCCTCGACTTGCCCGCTGCACCACTGTTCCAAGATGCCCTCGAGAAGAACATTATCCCCCAGGTGCCTCTGGTTAATATCCTCGCGAAATACAACGGTGTCACACCCCAGGAGAAATCAAAGAATCGAGTTCGATACCGTCTCCTCCACCCGCTTCCCCCTTACCTCCTCTTCAACATCAAGCGCTTCTCCAAGAACAAGTTCGTCTCAGAGCGTAACCCCACCATCGTCACCTTCCCCGTACACTCGCTCGATATGGCACCGTACGTTGAACCCAACCCAAAGGAGTACCCGCCCGGTGAGCCCATCTGGTATGATCTTGTGGCGAATATCACCCACGAGGCGGTTAAGAAGAAGGATGATAGTGTTGAGGGTGAGCAGGAGAGTAAAGTGTGGAGGGTGCAGGTCAAGGATCGTGCGAGGGAGGAGTGGTATGGGATTCAGGATTTGTATGTCGAAAAGGAGAGGGCCGAGACGCTGTTTACCAAGGAGGCCTATCTTATG GGTTGA